Genomic DNA from Blattabacterium sp. (Blaberus giganteus):
AATTCCATTGCTTTATATTTTGGAGCGCCAGAAAGTGTTCCTGCAGGAAAAGTATCTCCAAATACTTTTATAATTGATATATTTTTTTCCAACTTACCGGATACTTTAGACACCATGTGTAATACATGAGAAAAAAATTGAATTTCTTTAAATTCTTCTACTTTTACATGAGAAGAATTTTTACTAAGATCATTTCTTGCTAAATCTACTAACATGATATGTTCTGAATTTTCTTTTGGATTACTTATAAGATTTTCGGATAATTTTTTGTCCTTATTTTCATCTCCTGATCTTCGTATTGTTCCTGCTATTGGATTAATATAGGCTATTTGTTTATTATTTATAATGAGTTGTGATTCTGGAGAAGACCCAAATAATTTATAATTTCCATAATCGAAATAAAAAAGATATGGAGAAGGATTTATAAACCGTAAAGCGCGATATACATTAAATTCATCTCCTTTAAATTTTTGTTGAAATTGTCGAGATAATACTATTTGAAAAACATCTCCACGCAAACAAGCTTTTATGCCTAAAGACACCATTTTTTTGTACTCTACATCTGTTACATTTGAAATACGATTTCCAACAGATTGAAATGGAAAAGAAGGAAAGTTTTTCTTTTTTATTAATTCTATCAATTGATTGATGTAAGTTTTCTTTTCAATATCAGAAAATTGATGTTCAATTAAATATATTTCATGATGAAAATGATGGAATACTATCAAATTTCTATAAAAACCAAATCGTATTTGCGGAAGATTATATACTTCTTTTAGTTCAGCATGAAATTGAATATTTTCAAAATATTGTATACTATCATAAGATATGTATCCATATAAACCTGAGTAAGAAATAATCATGTTTTCACTTTCAAATTTTTGAAAAAAATCTTCAATTAAAATTTGTATATCTAATTTATCGTTTATAAAAATATGTTTTTGAACACAATTAGGATATGATATTCGCAATACGTTTTTATCTAAAATAAGTTCAGAAATAGGATTAACACAAAGAATAGAAGAATTATTTTTTGAAATTGGATGATCAGAAGATTCTAATAGTAATGTATTAGGAAAAATATCTCTTAGTTTTAAATATAATTCTATTGGTGTAGTACTATCAGCCAAAATTTTTTTTCGAATAGTTCTAAAATTAAATTTAAACATGGTTTATGGTATTTTGACGTGATAAAAAAAGGCCGTCACAAAGACAAGCCTTAGAAATATTGTTGATACAATCAATACTTAATTCTTATTTAACTTAATTAATTGTTAATTGAAGTATTTCATTTTTTTTATAGACAATGATATTTATATCATGCAAATATAAATAAATTTTTTTTCTATTTTAGACATTTAATTATAATTATAAATAGTGCAATTTATAATTCAATTTTATATTTATATATATGAAAATATTCATTTTGACTTTTTTTCTTTTTATATACAATAATAATATGAATATGGAAGAAAACAGGATGAAAAAACCCATGGATGAAAAAAAATTTGTATATAATAATATAAATAATATAAATGATGAAAAAAAAACAGAAGATGTAAAATTTTATGATCCCACTTATAAAGATTACAAATTTTGGACAGAAGAAAAAAGTATAAAAAAAAATTTTTTAGAAAAATCTTTCTCTATAAAAAACTATTATTCTCACAACTTTTTTAAAAATGATTATGTCGGATTATTTTTCAGTAATGGAAAAGATTTGTTTATTTATAATAACAGATATGAAAAATTCATGAAAGAAAATTTTAATGAAAATATGCCTAAAAAAATGCTTTTTTTTCAAGATCCTTTTTTTTACCGTGAAAAAATTAAATATTTTGATGTTAAAACTCCTATTTCAGAAATTTTTTATATAAGTGATTTTTCAAAAAAAGAAAAAACATTAGGTGGTTTTTTTTCTCAAAGTTTTGATGAAAAAACTAATTATTCTATGGAATGGAGAAGTTTTCATTTGAAAAATGAGTTTGACTTAAAAAAAAGTAAAAATTTAGTATTAACTACTTTTAATTATCAAGATTATGATAATTATCAATTATGGGGACATTATCTTTATCAAAAATTTGAAACAAAAGAAAAAGAAGAAATCAAAAAATGGGATATTAGAAATTATAAAAAAATTTTTTTATATCATAAAAAATTAATTCATAGTAGGTTTTATATAAATTTTGTTAAAAAAGTTTTCTTTGTTAAAGAAAAAGAAAGATCGTTGTTTTTGAAAACTTATATAGAATACGAAAAATATTATAAGGATCATTTCCCTCTTTTTCCTCTTTATCTTTATCCTTATTATAATTCTTATAAGAATAAATTTCAATATTTTCATAAAAAAATAAATCATTTATACTTAAGAAATGGTTTATTTTTAATTTTTAATCAAAAAAAAATTAATATAGAAGTAGGATCTATTTTTGATAAAATACATTATCAATTATTTAACAATAATAATAGCAGTTATCAAAACAAGGATATCAATAGTTTATCAATACAAACAAAAATGAATTATCCTATTAATAATATTTTTGAATTTGATTCAAACGGAAGATGGATTGTAGAAAACAATAATATTAAGAAATCTTATTTTAAAGTTAATATTATGTTAAATTCATTTTTATTTTCAAAATTTCGATTTTTAACTCGATTAAGCATCAATAAAAATGATAATGGTATTTATAATAATTTTGTTCCTTTTCATATTTTTTTAAAAAAAAATCAAGATTGTTATAATAATGGACGAAATAATATGTTTTTATTTGGAATAGAAAAAACAATGGATTTTTCTTTAAGTTCTTACGATAATGATAAACATTATGTTTCTTTTTATATATCTAATATATCTAAAAGATTAAATCATTCTTTTAAAAATCAAGAAGAAGAAATGAAAAAATTTCTATATCGTAAGTATATCCAGTTATATGGATTTAAAATTAAAACTACATATGATATATGGAAATTTCATTTAAGTAATATTTTATTATATCATAAATGGAATTCTAATCCATTAATTTTTTCTATTCCAAATTTTTTATCTAGAATTACAATATTTTATAATGATAATTACTTTCATAAAGCCTTATTTATACAAACAGGTTTTTCTTTTCATCATTTCAGTAAATTTTTTTATCAAAAAATTTCTTATCCTTTTAATTTTCAACCTTTTTCTTTTTTTGAAAAAGAGTGTATCCCTAATAAAATTATTGGAGGAACTCCTTTTTTAGATTTTTTTTTTAATTTTAAAATATATAGAACTATATTTTACTTAAGTGTCCAAAACATAGGATTATTTAACATTGATAATTCTCATAATATATTTATTAAAACTGGTTTTTTGTGGAATCTTTTTACTTGATTCAAAAAATTTATCTATAAAAACGTAATTTTATTTTAAAAATGAAAAAGTTTTTTTATTTCGTATTATTTTTTCTGTTTATGCCATTTTTTTCTTTAGTAAAAGGAAATAAAAAAGAAATAGAAAAAGAAAATGTAATTGAATATGTTAAAAAATATGCTGTTTTTGCTATTGAAGAGATGGAAAAATTTGGAATTCCAGCTAGTATTAAATTGGGTCAAGGAATTTTAGAATCTTCTAGTGGAAATAGTTCTTTATCTAAAGCTACAAATAATCATTTTGGAATTAAATGTGGTAAAAATTGGACAGGTAATGTTTATTATCATGACGACGATGTTCCAAAAGAATGTTTTCGTAAATATAATTCTGTGCAGGAATCTTTTCATGATCATTCTAAATTTTTGCAGCAACCTCGTTATTCTAAATTATTTATTCTTAAAAAAAATGATTATCAAGCTTGGGCTGAAGAGCTGAAAAAAGCAGGTTATGCCACGTCTTTTAATTATGCAAATTTATTAGTTAATCAAATTGAAAAATATTATTTATGGAAGTTTGATAAAAATACTCCTTATAATATAGAAAAAAGAATTAATCAGTATTTGAATTATATAATGAAAGAAAATAAAGATTCTTTTTTTAAGGTTTTTTGTAAAAAACTATATTTTTTTATAAAAAGTTTTTTACTCAATCAAATAAAGTCATCTAGAAAGAATTAAAATTTGTTGAATATGAACCCTGATAATTTAAGGTATAGTAAAAATCATGAATGGATAAGTATACCAAATGAAAAAAATAAAGCTTATGTAGGTATTACTCATTTTGCTCAAAATGAGTTGGGAGATATCGTTTATTTAGATATAGAAGATTCTATAATAGGAAAAAAAATGAAATTAGACAATTCATTTGGAACAATAGAAGCAGTAAAAACTGTTTCAGATTTGTTTATGCCTGTTTCGGGTTTTATTCTTGAAATAAACAAAAAATTATTATCAAAACCAGAATTAATTAATAAAAGTTTTTATAGTGAAGGATGGATTATCCGAATAGAAATTTTAGATCTAAAAGAATATAATAAATTAATGTCTTCAACAGAATATAAAAAACATATACAACAGGAATCCAACTAAACTAACTAATTGGTAAAATTAAAAATATGAAAAATAAGAAAATTTTTGATTTTCTTGATGATGAAAAAATTGCAAATAAAATAATTGATTTTAATCATAAAAACA
This window encodes:
- the gcvH gene encoding glycine cleavage system protein GcvH, whose product is MNPDNLRYSKNHEWISIPNEKNKAYVGITHFAQNELGDIVYLDIEDSIIGKKMKLDNSFGTIEAVKTVSDLFMPVSGFILEINKKLLSKPELINKSFYSEGWIIRIEILDLKEYNKLMSSTEYKKHIQQESN
- a CDS encoding putative porin, translating into MNMEENRMKKPMDEKKFVYNNINNINDEKKTEDVKFYDPTYKDYKFWTEEKSIKKNFLEKSFSIKNYYSHNFFKNDYVGLFFSNGKDLFIYNNRYEKFMKENFNENMPKKMLFFQDPFFYREKIKYFDVKTPISEIFYISDFSKKEKTLGGFFSQSFDEKTNYSMEWRSFHLKNEFDLKKSKNLVLTTFNYQDYDNYQLWGHYLYQKFETKEKEEIKKWDIRNYKKIFLYHKKLIHSRFYINFVKKVFFVKEKERSLFLKTYIEYEKYYKDHFPLFPLYLYPYYNSYKNKFQYFHKKINHLYLRNGLFLIFNQKKINIEVGSIFDKIHYQLFNNNNSSYQNKDINSLSIQTKMNYPINNIFEFDSNGRWIVENNNIKKSYFKVNIMLNSFLFSKFRFLTRLSINKNDNGIYNNFVPFHIFLKKNQDCYNNGRNNMFLFGIEKTMDFSLSSYDNDKHYVSFYISNISKRLNHSFKNQEEEMKKFLYRKYIQLYGFKIKTTYDIWKFHLSNILLYHKWNSNPLIFSIPNFLSRITIFYNDNYFHKALFIQTGFSFHHFSKFFYQKISYPFNFQPFSFFEKECIPNKIIGGTPFLDFFFNFKIYRTIFYLSVQNIGLFNIDNSHNIFIKTGFLWNLFT
- a CDS encoding anthranilate synthase component I family protein; this translates as MFKFNFRTIRKKILADSTTPIELYLKLRDIFPNTLLLESSDHPISKNNSSILCVNPISELILDKNVLRISYPNCVQKHIFINDKLDIQILIEDFFQKFESENMIISYSGLYGYISYDSIQYFENIQFHAELKEVYNLPQIRFGFYRNLIVFHHFHHEIYLIEHQFSDIEKKTYINQLIELIKKKNFPSFPFQSVGNRISNVTDVEYKKMVSLGIKACLRGDVFQIVLSRQFQQKFKGDEFNVYRALRFINPSPYLFYFDYGNYKLFGSSPESQLIINNKQIAYINPIAGTIRRSGDENKDKKLSENLISNPKENSEHIMLVDLARNDLSKNSSHVKVEEFKEIQFFSHVLHMVSKVSGKLEKNISIIKVFGDTFPAGTLSGAPKYKAMELIDKIENQHRGVYGGAIGFFGLKNSCINTAIVIRSFVSQNNILFFQAGAGVVSDSKEEKELEEVNNKLMALFKAIELAKNI
- a CDS encoding glycoside hydrolase family 73 protein, giving the protein MPFFSLVKGNKKEIEKENVIEYVKKYAVFAIEEMEKFGIPASIKLGQGILESSSGNSSLSKATNNHFGIKCGKNWTGNVYYHDDDVPKECFRKYNSVQESFHDHSKFLQQPRYSKLFILKKNDYQAWAEELKKAGYATSFNYANLLVNQIEKYYLWKFDKNTPYNIEKRINQYLNYIMKENKDSFFKVFCKKLYFFIKSFLLNQIKSSRKN